DNA sequence from the Ischnura elegans chromosome 8, ioIscEleg1.1, whole genome shotgun sequence genome:
aaaagttagcaataaatgttattcaactcattcataaagaagagcaaggtccaattttattgaaatacacatcgatataaatatatttttgatgctaaaaataaaaaatacgaatttattAAAAGTGGCTGGATGTCTCAGTAGGGCTTTAAGATTAGCGggcggcactcaaagtgttaatatttctttacAGGATCCGCCATTTGCCAGACAAGATATTTAAGCCATTCGAAGCACAGTGGATGGGATGCGAAGAATTCGTTCTCGACTTGAGCGGAAATCGCCTGGAGGATGTACCGCAATTGTCGCTTCCGCGGTTGACACACCTGAACCTATCCGAAAATCACCTGACTTTGATCAAACCCTACATGTTAACGCAAACACCTCGTCTACAGGAACTCAACCTGTCCCACAACCTTATTCAGACCATAGCAAATCCATTGGAACTTGACGAATATGGAGTTCTCTTTAGCAAGTATTTGGACAACTTGCAAGTCATCGACCTATCATCAAACCGATTGACGGTTTATCCAAGCATTTCGCCCGTCCTGATAACCTTAAAACACCTCAACCTCAGCAGTAACTATATCACAGAGTTTGCGTTTAAACCTGAAATGCGAAGGCCATTTTTTATTGATACCTCATTGGAGACCTTTGACATGTCTCGAAACCGTTTAAGGTCGGTTGAATTCTTCGATCATTGGCTCTGGAAATCTGGAAAAATGAAGCACGTGGACCTCTCCTACAACCTCATTGACCTGGGGGAATGCAGCGAGTATATGCATAGAAAAAGGTTTGTGTGGGGCTGCTTGTCACCCCTACATAAACTGGCAGCATTGGAGGTGAGAAACTTTGGAGTACTCCCCATTCTTTCCccatgcttattttcagttgttATTCACCCATTACCCTACATGtcttaaccagaatatttttaaaatccctcTCTGTGTCTGATACGACGGCTATGTAATTGGAAAATCTAAGCATACTCATTTTTTCTCCTTGGATATTCACTCCtgaggccttttctttgatttcattaatggctttctcgatgtaaacgttgaaaattactggTGATGTAGCCAagccttgtctcaccccttttctaattattgcttccACACAGCTGGGCCCtgttttatcaccgctacttggttttcgTGTGAACTCTGGAAGGTTCTCCTGTCATTGTaaagattttcaatttatttcaggaTTCCAATCATTTTGTTCCAATCCACGTTgccaaatgctttctctaagtccacgaatgAAGCCAACGAGTGGGGCTTAGCGGATAAATGATATCCAATGGgtctgcatagagaaggcccgaCGTCATCCCACAGAgagctgatttctgtttccactttgGTCTCTTTTTCGAGAAACTTTGGAGTATTccccattataaaaataaatcttttaaccTGAAAAGAGCTAAACAAAAGTTAAACAAGTGAACTCAAGGGAAATATATAGGGGTTCCGATTGTAACGGCTTTGCTAGAGTGTTTTGGATGGATACCTCTTAAGCGTTTGCAGtcaaatgttcccatttgggaatacctttatttaaaattcatgaaaataatattttgtctgTGATTACTGTTACAGTTTTTTCTGTAATTGagcatggatttaaaaaaatgaattgcgtgactaGTGCATGCATTGATCGTTGAtttatgcattttcaaaattgattattttcttcGCCCCTATTAGTGAGTACGCGGTTTATTCCACATTATTCCCCCACTCTCGCTCTCCCTTAACAAATGCCTATCAATGCAACGTAATaatataattagattttctttttcctcttatcttgaactcacttaattaatgataaaataattcttggagtataggtcatataaataatgcaaaaaatttgttagccaacgtttcacttTATTTGAAACCTTCGTCAGGGCTTACATTTGCTCATATTTGTTTATAATAATCGTTGGCtgacaactttttgcattatatatatgACCTAAAATCCAGGAATTATTTTACCAATAATAAtatgttaaacttagtttttttttggcaagtttgcatttatttttcaagcaatagcggAATTTTATGATGTGTCCCCATTTGGAAATATTCTTGAAAACGCATTTGAAAAGttttgtcctgatttgctttcatgaTATCAATCACTGAAttgtagaataaaaatatatccaaaaaatttcaaaaatctgtGGGTACGTTAGTTTGGTCTTCAAAGTCTTAAATTGAGAAGTGCCATGAGTAGGTTAGGTGGGTTTTGCAAAATCTTTACATAAGAGCGAGGTTGGAAGAAAATAGGTCTAAAACTGGACAGTGGACTTACCTTGCTAattaggagagaaagagagaaagaacgatcatgaattcaaaatgctgttaaaaatatagaaaacagaaattttgaaaaaatccttcctacatagaggaataaaggagtggaataaCGTATATGAACATATTTTAAGATACTCCCCGCAAATGCGAAAACGTTTAGGAAAGAGTTCTCATCAATTCTTGGTTGATAACTTAGATTGGATATTATTGCTGGTTTGAAATTGGGCTCATGTTAATTTGTCAATTGCAcgatattaaaattaaagtactAATTTTACTATGGGTGTCTTTCAGTTTCTTATAATGCTGTAAGATGAGATGACTTgttattcataatttacatattattttgttttagaaatcccagtttagacgaatattaatagtcaattttaacctcaattggaaaaggccagattggcggccatgcgatgccactccacgtgacttcacagaggcccagacgtcacacgggcttttcccagcattcatgcttagtcTTCGCGTGTAATAAACTTGTCTTCtgtcatcaccatcatcatcatcaccatttaaatattatcatcattatcactggctaacaatcctaagatttgtttgacgaagttttccactcaattctcctatcagcgtAACTATTCCCACCAAtgcatttcttctccttcacatccttctttacttgttccatttatttcattggaagtcttccttttccgttcttgccatccacttgtcctacgaccattgtcttcatcagacaatcatatctcaagatgtggcctgtaaggtttTTCCGTCATCTTACTGAGGTTCTCATTAGGATACgcctctctccttctcttcttaggacttccatATGTCAAACTCGGTTGATCCTCCTTCggttcatcattcttctgtatcaaCGCATTTCAAAGGCGtctatccttactttctccgctgctgtcattgtccatgcttcatTCTCGTACAGGAGTGTACTTCAAACGTTAgtacttataaattgtttctttatttccacatttaagtttcccgctgtaagcaggtctcttttTTGGTGGCCTGCTATCTTAGCTTTGGcttttctgctgataatttctttcttgcttctccagTCACTGGTGATCTTCTTCCCCAAATTAAACTTTTCATCCACCACTCCAATACAACATCCACTGATTTcttaagttaataatttttacagatcacattatcatgttaATAAAATACGTTCAACAATCCTAAACATACTTATTTCCCCCTGAAACTCGTATCAAATTGTGCATCAGCGACACGGGTGTTCACTTCTCTAAACCCGTGTACATACGAAATGGGTGACAACACAattagaggtcgacttgaggatctccttttgtaacattcgtgatgatatcttttaaatttaattgcagGTCATCATACTATCCCACAATCAAATTGCCTTTATACCCATGGAGTTTCAGCACTATCTGCCAAACTTACGTTTTGTCGATCTAAGCCACAACAAAATCAAACAACTGTGGTACGGCGATCTTCTTTTCACCAGGGCCCGGGACATCATGGACCTCGCATTGTTTCGGACGAAAGAGTTTGGAGAATCAATGCCGGATGCCTTCCTCATTCATTTTTCAGGCTCGAAAAATCTGACAATCGACGTCAGGCACAACTCCATTGCTTCTCTGCAACTCCCAGACGACAAGGTAATGTAACATATTGCATGAATGTTATAATAGCATTCTGCCGATTAAATTAGGTCTACCACTTAGGAGTAAGTACTTAAAAAGCATTCTTGGATCCTCTCTCTTCTTTAAGCACATGCCTTTTCTCTTCAGAATACGCACTTTCATTTTACCTAAATATCCTAtagttttccttcctctccctcgtttaccgaacattcttccctctataacactgttttcaacatcctctacCCATCCGTACTGcttccatccataccatctgtctcctccgtatctcgttaAGAAGCTTCCTCtattcacccaccatgtccagcacttcttcgttcctcttcctctccgtccactttaaccccgccctcccctggctggtcagatacctatcctcacaggaaaaaccctcgtcccaaatcaaggctgcccctttcccccttaccccccccctctcactattccattccatgcttaaccctcaccccctccctctcaaccagtccttttcctttccgatagatgtcctcactgtcacttgtgtactttgtgtataaatgtatgatgcacgcaagatcagtcacctgacgatgtaaccaagttacgaaacccgggtcgtgcccataattaaataatagtgaaccttaaaaagtttttatttctttatttccaatatggagaggttttacaaagtaaagcctgaagttattaatTATACTGAAGAGGTTATGTTATCGCCCGTGTCCTTTTCTCCCTCTCAGATCGGTGTAGTGATCCCCGGCTGTGACATTGACAGCAAGTTTTCCCGTGTCAAATTACTTCTGGGACACAACCCTTTCGTGTGCGACTGTGAGGTCTTCAAGCTCCTGCGGTACGCCTCCAAGGAAATACGGCCAATGTCGGCGTTGGAGAGACACGATGGACACTTGCTTGTAGTGCCAGCGGTCATTGACATACAGGACCTTCACTGCTCGTAAGCCTCTACGTATTACAGTATAATCTGGTTATAAAGTCGTCGAGGGCCCACACAATTATTTTCGCTATATTGTAATGACTGTGTGTTAATCTGTGTATCATTAATATTATGTGCATGACGAAGGGTCAGATATTTTCAATGCGCATGGTATGTTTTTGTCCCAAGGTGCGAGACGATCCTTTGAGCACATTACTGTCGTCTTGTCACCATATTCGCCGAAGGCAACGGTTCCCGCCCATAAATTTGGTCATCGGTCGTGGAGGCATATGTGGtcagcgtctcctcgaccagtcgTAAGCGTTTAAATTTTCTGGACAAATGGTCGTTGTCTCGCTCACGAAGAAAAGTTGCTCACTTCTTATGATCGGGTCGAGTcaagccacccttcccctggtcttggtagtgttgacctgtgccctgacgcCACGAGCGCGCGAATTTGTGGCTGTCTGTGGGATCTGAACtttatcgatggatttttctctttaataggataatagggaagtgcactagtgtttcaaatgcaccaaacacatgttttaaattagagttcagaataacataatgtcgtgaaaccacagtttaaatcctaatagtgaatactttattcgagatgaccgtctgaaatatggaaaaattcaaaggccgcgaaaacgggtgtccatgttgaatattggccgtgacgtcacaaggcagtagcagaaggcagcttctacaccgtttagttctaccactattattgcatagaaaaattacagaatttgagggtatccgttttttgctgtcataaaatatcttcagaatatatatgtggctgcttctctttcgagtaaacgacttcatcattgcgtaatatattaatattcatttacgtgtcaacttcaagtttggaaagagtagtacgaatagcacattgaatctttaataaatgcatgatggcatttatttttcgctaggtatattttgacacaatgccgtttatcatgccaaaactttttttgtaagaaccgagtcaaactaataaacctattccagacgtttgctgcaagacttattcgttgcgtatgtattcacgccggccggaacgttcgcccttcgcaactagaatcatgggatgttagccttatttccgagctggctggttgttgcaatggttcgctgtccaggatgggttcaagaaaagataatcttggttgggagaaggaaaattccaacgaattataaatggtataccaaactttgatgtatttatggttactgaataaggaggacaggttcaacgctccatagaaatgcgagacgtaaGGCTAACAAGGGAAaccgcgtaccttgctccatctttttcaattagggcgttagttaggctgtaattaattaattttcatgcgttactttttacaagttatatatatatatttaaaatgtcaatCATTCCTATTGGGTCGgtttggggtagtggtagcgtgcacgattcataAGATAGATCTCATCAGAAGGACCATGATTCAAGACTgcttcatggcattattttttgttgttttcattgtgatcatacggcatcaagtttatcattaattataattgcagcaatcattgacataagacaatttttttatcatcattatggcgtttaggtatttttgcagtgtcattacaaacgcagagattcgatgactacaagggtagtgtgcgctaaaatgttaattttttctttgcttatactgaccaacttccacattaaaaatgaaaaccactcttacaagagcacataccattaaaggctcgcggcaagcaacaatatgcgtacaggcataattaataagaacacaaagcgaatataaaatgccatatatctcgaacacttgtaattca
Encoded proteins:
- the LOC124164105 gene encoding uncharacterized protein LOC124164105 — protein: MEFQHYLPNLRFVDLSHNKIKQLWYGDLLFTRARDIMDLALFRTKEFGESMPDAFLIHFSGSKNLTIDVRHNSIASLQLPDDKIGVVIPGCDIDSKFSRVKLLLGHNPFVCDCEVFKLLRYASKEIRPMSALERHDGHLLVVPAVIDIQDLHCSKPDSINGKAVADVASWGYHWLPVIGLCGNRIQVESVLGHIATNTTEVEAMVEPPT